In Accipiter gentilis chromosome 33, bAccGen1.1, whole genome shotgun sequence, the genomic window TCTAGGTGACTAACATGAAGTACAATTCACAGCTGGGCTTTGATTCTGCAGAGCAGGTGTCATGAAACACTGCTTGTTTTCATATAGCCCCAGCTAAACTAGTAGTAAGTTTATACAGAGTATTTGGTTACTGCTGTAAAGGGTCTAGGTGATACTGAGTTACCAACATCAGACCTAAATATCACTGCACAGTTCAGGAGCACTACTTCACCTTAAactaatgtttttcttcagttaagtcCTCTCCTACAACCCTAAGAAAGGGCAGGAGAACTCTATGGAATCTTACTAAGGAGCCAGTTCTCACAGtattagaagaaattaattagTACCCTGTAACATGAACTAAGGAGGTGACAAAACCATCCAGCATAAGGGAAGCTGCCATTGTCACTTGAGTCTCACCCAAAAAGCTTGACCTTTTAAAAGCTTCAGTTCTAGTTTGTTAGAGCACTCTGACCAAAGCCATTGAGAGCAGTGCCACTGCTCAGCAAGACATTCATCCTTGTCCAGTCTAGTTCCTTCAATGCTGTATGGCAACAACTCCACAGCTACACAAGTCATCCAGAAGTCCTTTGCCATCACATTTCTACTCCAACTTTATTTGTAAAAACTACATTAACATGCCACATTTACCATGGATGCTCTCCTCTTTAGGCATTTAAGAAAAGCCAAAAATAGTAGCATTGTGGGCACCAGAAAGAGAATACCAGCAGCAGTCATTGTAATGCCAGCCCATGCCTCCTTGCTCAAGAGAGTGCTCcctagaaagcaagcagaaagataGTTGGTGGAGACAGCTCTTCACTAAACCCAGGTAACATGCATTAGTACCACATGGGCTTAGTACCTTGGGTTGCAGACCATCCTTCTGGCACAAGGAGGACAGGACCCCGTAAACTCACCACCGCAGAGTTCACACCTGGCATCCCACTCTCTACAACAGTAACATAGTAGAGGTGAACCCCATAGCACAGTGCATTAGCTTGGATCACTACAGCCTAACATCTGCTTACTCATTACCTCGCTTGCTTCTAGATGGCCTTGGGCATCTTGTCATACACAAAGGGGAGTCTGGTTGAAAACGGTCACAGATCAGAACACTGCAGTGGAAGTATACCTAGGACAGAGAATGAGAGGTCCATTCATTTTGGGATAACTGCTTCTACTGACGGCTTTAAGTAGGAGACTGTCACCTACTAGGCCAGGGAGGGCTTTGTCACCAGACACAAAGGCAAAAGTCTTCACTTCCAGCCTTTGGCGATAGTTCGCATAGCTGACACTGTGCCCCACAGGATGAAACACAGTCCTGTAGCTGTCCAGGTCATACTCACACCTGCCAGTAGGTAAGAAGCAAGTTAGAACAGCAGGGTAGAgaaggtttggttggtttttttgtttttgtttttttttttttttttaagcaggctgAAGTTCAGGGTAGAGGTGCTGCTATCTTTGTACAAATTCCAGCATACCAGTACAGTATACCTGGAAGGCCACCTCAAGTGAAGCCCTTGTACCTGGGGCTCTGTTCCTAAAGGGGAGGCAGGGGAGAATTATGGAATCCACACACCCACTGCCAAAAATGCTTCCATTTATCTAGCAGGGCACTCACCCATCAACAACAATATTCCACTGGGGAAGTGAGCTTGGATCTTGTGAAGCTGTTGCCCAACAGTCATCCAATACCAGATGGAGGTTGGGATCATTGCGGTTCAGGACCTGAACTTCTAGGAAGATGGGCTGCCGTAGGTACCTTACTATTGGGTACTGATCATCACGGTATGGCTGCCTGTACGAGTCCTCTGCAAGAACAAAAACCTTGTTAGATGAGAGAGTCCTGAAGAAACTCTGGTCTGGAGCTCTTCAACAGCACCTGGTCTACCAGCTGTAGTTTGTCCTAGAGTCACAGATTTAAGGCATTTGCCTCAGGTAGCATGGGTGTGAGGAGAGGAAGCATATCAGGTCATTAGAAGCCCATGCACCACAAGAGTTCACTCATACATCCTCCCCTCCACAAGctccagctgcttcccagccaccTGAGCCCAGAGTCAGCTTTACCTGGATAGCTTAGAAGAACTAAGGAGAGGGGACCTTGGTTCACTGAagaagctggaggaggaaggTTGTCTACCTTTATAGTGAGGGATGCATCACCATTACTGAAGGAGCACAGGACTGTTAGCCTGTAACAAGGAAGGAGCAGCTGAGCCTTATGTTCATATATAGGATATCCAGGACTAAGTATTACCCAAAGAAGTTTCCAAACACACCTGAGTTCACTGTCCCTTGAGATCCTGCGCAGTGGAAGGTCTGCCCATAGGGCCCTCACCTCATTCTCATAAACAATCTTCTCCCCATCCAACTGCAGAGAAATAACAGCATTAGGGGGGCATTCCCAATGCACAAAGCCCTCCTCATCAATCCTGGCTACACACTTACCCAATACCTGGTCCCACATCCATTCAGTGGGACATGAAACCAAACTCTGTCATTCAAAGAAGACTTGAAGGCTGGCCGGCATGCAGGATCTCTGAGCCTAAGGGTATCCAAGTCTAGCAGCGGGGTGGTACTGTCAGCAAGGATTTCAAAATCCATGTACCCATCCTGGGTGCATACAGCAGCTGTAAGAGAGGTTCACATAAATTGGCATGCCAGTCACTGACAGCTCAGTCTGCCAAAAGCTGTCATGTTCCAGCTAGAGATGCCCTTTCCTGTGAAGGACTGGTTTAAGAACAAGCCATGCTGAAGGATTACCGTCTGACCAGCACACGAGCCACATCCATTGCAGAAGGCGGTCACTTACCTGTTGGTGCATGCTGGTCACAGGGGCACTCTGGGTGCATCACCATTGTCACAGTCTCCCCATGGAAGTGAAAAGCCAGTTCCAAAGAGGACATGTAGGACTGAAGTCCTGAGCAGCTCTCCCCACGTAGCTGAAAGACAAGAGTTGCTCTCCTGGTGTGTAACTACAAGAGCTCATTTGAACACATGCATGTGTTAGAGCCGTTTCCCTTGCCCTGAGGCCATGGTGCTCTTCACACTCAGCTAGTTTGTTCATTTGCATTGCTCCAGGCATGCCAAGTACCAACCTACTCCAAGAGGAATATTTTCACCTCCAGCTGTTTTTGCCAAGAGACTTCATAAAACCTAGATTACCTTTGAGTGATGCCTATGTATTATGAAGTCACTGTACATTCCTCATAATCGCAACTGCCCTCAGCCAGCCACAGGACACATGGCTGACTTGACAGGTGCTTACTGAGAATCAGAGCACAGTAGCTTTGACCTTGACTAAGCACCAAGGAGTTGTAATCAGACTTGAGGATCTTGTTCCTGTGACTTGAAGATCAGAACTCACCCTGGACTTCAGGACTTCCCTGCTAATATGCAGCTTGACCCCTGTCTTTGTGTCCAGAGCAATCCCATTTTCCTGAAGCTGGTCCATAGGGATGATCTTATCCTCTGCACCCACAGCCATAAGGGTCCCTGGGAAGGCTGGGATGGCAACAGTCATGTGTGTTGCATTACAGATTGCTGGACCTGCAACAACATCTTTGTTAAATATAACACCAGTTTCCTCAGGGCAGAAGCAGATCAGGTTCTTGCTCCATGCATTACCTGGTGCACAAAGCATTCTTGACTGCACAGTCAGTCTACGTTCAGGAGGGCCATACATGAGCTTGAGTGCCACGGTGTAGAGCACCTTATCATTGTGCTGACAAAGAAGATAGAGCTTTATTAGAGAGTGCTCAGCTCATGATCCATCATAAGACCAACCCTGCAGGGCCATATACTACATCTGGTTCAGGACTGCTGCTATTCATGTTTGCAACAGCAGTTTCTTCCCATCTCAACACCCTTTTGAAAGAGATCTGCTCACGAGACTGCCAGTCAGATGTTCACAAGCTAGGCTATAGCTAGAAGTCTGCTTATGTAGACACCCatcagctgtgctgctgaggtGCACACTTTACTTCCCCCATTTTGTAGGGCTGGGTAGTTCAATGACAGCTACACAGGATCAAACAGCTTTGCTCACACCAGCTAGGCACAGCACTGCATCAGCCTGACATCAGCTCTGGCCATGACCTGGAAGTGCTTTCTGCAGGTCTACAGGAGGGAGATACCTAGCCTCTGTTAAAGCAGCACCATCTCCTCAGTGCCAACAATTTGTtcacctaccttgtaggagacaACTCCAGTGGCAGTAAAGGCTACCTGGAGGATCAGGTTGTGGCCATCAGCTAGAAAGTTATAACCTTGCTGCATGGCATGCCCAAGGCTTAGCTGGTGTATTCTGGTTCCATCATCAACTGACAGAGCCCAGGTCATTGGAGCTGCTGGAACCTGGCAAAGCAGGAGATCCTTGCTTAGGAAGGGAAGGACCAACCACACAGAAGCAGCAAGGCATTACACAGTTCTTCAGCCTGCAGAGCTGCCACATCACAGGCTTTACACTCAAGTTCCCTATATTGATAGCACAGAATCAAGCTTCCCAACAAGATGCAAGTACTTCAAAGAAAACTACTCCAGCTTGGAGATATCAGGCTCAGTTTAGGTCCAAACCCCAGGCACTCCTCCACTCCCCCCTTTGCAAGACAGAAGGCACTTACCATATGCTCATCACTGAAGCCTGGAATGAGTCTTGGGAAAGTAACCTGAAACACAGCACAAGGGTTAGACCACAGGAACAGACAGTGGTCAGAACCCTACAACTTCCTAATAAAAATATCTACTATAGTTTTCCAAAGCAGACAGCTGGCACCAGCATCCTGGTTTTCCCTGCAAATAGGGCTGAAGCCAAACCATGTGCATCATTAATAACCATTTGCAAACCAACTCTTCAAAGAGCTAGTGGTCACACTAAGATGAACATGAAGCCAACAGGCCTCCCTGAAGCTGGCTGGAGCTTTCCCCAGCTTTCTGCAGATCCCAGCCACACAGTTCCAGGAGACAGCCATCCGGCCTTGCAAGCCTCTAAGCGGGACCTATAGCACTCCCATTCCTCTACTTACTGCCATGAAGTCTTTTGTACAGTTTGTTGCACCAGCAAAGAAAGGAGTAATGATTTCATCTGCACGAACACTATGGCAGCGAGTGCTGTAAGTTACATTCTTCTCCTCTCCCATTGTGTCATTCACCATCAGCCTCAATCTTAGCAGGTGCTGACCATCCTATAGACAAGAGACATTAATTAGAAAGAGGCAGCAGTACTTACCACAGCAGGAGGACAACTAAAAGCCATTGAGGCCAAACTCTagcttcagaattattttaggtGTTTGTACCAGTgcaaggacaagaaaaaaatgtttaaaagcccTATGGAAGAGGAGATCTCTAGGAAAGCATGGGCTCACAAGGTTAGGTTGAAGAGCAGAAAATACTGAGAACTGtgggagtcaagaaaaaaaaccaaggactAGCAGGTTGTAGTGCCAGCAAGTCAGCTGATCAAGAAACAAGTTAATAAATGCCAAAACCAAGAGTCTTGTGGTATTTCAAATACCTAAAAGCAACAGTTACCAGTAAAACCTGAGGCTAGTTTGGGTTGGCCTCCCACTTATTAGTCTACCTCAACAGCTATCAATGGCATGTGTTGTTAATTTCTCTACCAATACACATTGTGTAAATAGAGAAACTTTGAAACTCTTAAACCTGGTCCATCCCCCTACAAGATATCCTTTAAAGTAGCTCAATTCCTTTACAGGAGAACACATTTATGGCAGTGTCTAAGGGGGTTTAATCCACAATTGAAAGAACAAGTattctggtaatttttttcaaCTTCTGGCATGAACTGCTCTTATAGAACTGTTTGAAATTATCAGAAGTGTAAGTATTTCCACTCCTGAAGAAAGTTAGAGCTAGAAACCCTATTAAACCCAATCCTgaccaggaaaaaacccacacgcCATCACAGCAGCTTCCAGAATGACAACCCCTTTACCTCCAGGCTAGTGCAGTTGACAAACAGGACACTGAGCAACAGCCTCTCATAATCTACGGTGGGGTCACAGGACACGATCTCCTCACCACTCACATCTAGGGAGAAAGTGGAAGATCAGCCCTGCAGGCAGGCACCCGCTTTCAGGCTACAGCAGAAAGGGCCAGGGCAGTAGCAATACATACCCTCAACAGACACATGCCAGGAGTAGTTGCCAAGCTCGCTTGAAAATTCAACTTCCATCCCATTCCTATGACAGGTCACACTCTCTGCAGAGGGAAGACCACCATCAGTTCCAGCATCACCCTCCCAGAGGCACACACCCTGCAAGTCCTCCAGCTCAGCAGCCCCACTTTAGAGCCTTCTTCCACACCAAGGCAGAGGGCAAACAGCTCTGGACAAACCTAAAGCCCCCATCCAAACCACTAGCAGCCCAGGGAGGCCTCATTACCCAAGAGATCCTGATCCCCCAGGCCATCAGCACAGGGGACTAAGGGCAGCAAAAAGCCAAACAGGAGCAGCAACCTGCAAGCAAGAGAGAACCAAATGAGAGACCAGCAAGGAAAGAACCCAgctccccaccccaaaccccactcACCACATCCTTGAGGTGCTCAAGCACTGCTGCTTCACAAGGAGCCCCATCTCCTCACTGCCACCACAAGCTTGCTCTTTGGCTGCCCAGGGAGGATTATATAGGACCCGGTTCAGGGTCCACACAGGTGCAGCCTCTCTGCTGCCCAGGGGACAGAGAGCTTTCACCTGCCCCTCCTTGAGATGCAGTCTCCTTGTCGGGAAGAGGAGGGCTCACAGGAGACCTTAAGGTGATAGTAAGTCTTTGGCACGGGTTGTTGTTTCCTTCTGTTGTGAAGGCATTTATTTCTTGCTCTGATAAGGTACTCCCTTTATTGCCTTGCCAGATGTTGCATAGAAAAATGCACATCTTTTTGGCAGTTATTTTTTTAGAAGGAGACTTCTGTGCCACTTTGATTTTctgatgatttaaaattattctacCTGTAGATTTGAATGTGACTGAATATTTTGTTCCACTGTATGGGCAAATCTGCAATGCTGATATAGATCTAATTAGGAGGAAAACATGAATGGCAGGTTAAGGAAGAGAAGTCCTAGATCAGAGCTTTAGACTGGAAGATCTCTGGAGGCTTTGGTTGGACTGTCACTGTTCAGAGCTGTGGGGAAGAGgcctggaaagaaaaaatctCAGATTCGTGTTATCTTTCAGCTTCCCCAATGCTTCTGATTTCAGACAGatatattgggtttgcatggcaaggttttggtagtgggggggtggggtgtactgggtctggctgagatggagttaattctccccgtggcagccctcgtagtgctgtgctctgcattggtagccagaaaggtgttgataatacaccagtgttttggctactgctgagcagcgctggcacagcttCAAGGCTGTACCGctaacattccccccccccccccatcaatggcaggctggggcagggcaagatcttgggagggtgtagggttcagttatatggaacttagttattgggcctgaaaatagctcatggtcacaagattgttccaggcacctttagaaggccttgaacagaataaataagaagatagaagaagaaagatcccaattaggaaaacacaggtgcacattccacgataaagggaacttggcacaaacaacctcaattcaggggcttatcttgaccaattggactaagacaagtcttgtatgctttaattaacacaaccaattatgtcttgtgtttgtgcgcgtggacagtaccgatgtcaccaatcaccgcttatgcttgtgcgtgtggacaccaagtgcttgcatgtagtagccaatcaaagtctctcaacaacttagagaactgtataaaaattattagctaagctcaataaactggcgactttaatcatcacattggtgttccgtcatccgggccccgcacggattaatccctaaaccctacaggaggggacataaccaggacagctgacctaacctaaactaaccaaacagatattccataccatatgacatcagctcagatataaaagctaagtgaagggagacggaaggggggtgcatattgtcttccggagcaaccactatgcacaccgaagccctgcttcccgagaagcggctagacatcacctgctgatgggaagtagagaataacattgtttgtttttctttgcttttgcatgtgacctttgctttcactttattaaactgtccttatcttgacccacacgccttttgttatattttctcccccctgtccagctgaggaagggaagtgatggagcggctttggtgggcacctggtgcccagccagggtcaacacaccacagggggttacaggggtggcttctgagagaagctgctggaagcttcccctgtgtttgagagacagcgagcccataccagccggctctaagacggacccgctgccggccaaggtcgagcccatcagcgatagtggtaaagcctctgggataacatattaggaaggaaaaaatgtgggagacacagaaacggcagctggagagacgagtgagaacatgtgagagaacctgccctgcagacccccaggtcagtgcagaaggaggggaggagatgctccaggcgccggagcagagattcccctgcagcccgtggggaagaccatggtga contains:
- the ZP2 gene encoding zona pellucida sperm-binding protein 2, with protein sequence MGLLVKQQCLSTSRMWLLLLFGFLLPLVPCADGLGDQDLLESVTCHRNGMEVEFSSELGNYSWHVSVEDVSGEEIVSCDPTVDYERLLLSVLFVNCTSLEDGQHLLRLRLMVNDTMGEEKNVTYSTRCHSVRADEIITPFFAGATNCTKDFMAVTFPRLIPGFSDEHMVPAAPMTWALSVDDGTRIHQLSLGHAMQQGYNFLADGHNLILQVAFTATGVVSYKHNDKVLYTVALKLMYGPPERRLTVQSRMLCAPGPAICNATHMTVAIPAFPGTLMAVGAEDKIIPMDQLQENGIALDTKTGVKLHISREVLKSRLRGESCSGLQSYMSSLELAFHFHGETVTMVMHPECPCDQHAPTAAVCTQDGYMDFEILADSTTPLLDLDTLRLRDPACRPAFKSSLNDRVWFHVPLNGCGTRYWLDGEKIVYENEVRALWADLPLRRISRDSELRLTVLCSFSNGDASLTIKVDNLPPPASSVNQGPLSLVLLSYPEDSYRQPYRDDQYPIVRYLRQPIFLEVQVLNRNDPNLHLVLDDCWATASQDPSSLPQWNIVVDGCEYDLDSYRTVFHPVGHSVSYANYRQRLEVKTFAFVSGDKALPGLVYFHCSVLICDRFQPDSPLCMTRCPRPSRSKRESGMPGVNSAVVSLRGPVLLVPEGWSATQGSTLLSKEAWAGITMTAAGILFLVPTMLLFLAFLKCLKRRASMVNVAC